The nucleotide sequence TGAGGATGTTTGCAGAATTATTAAACTAAGCGATGGAAAACGTATGGTTCTTTAACAAGATTGTCCAAACATTCggcattgaagaaaggacatatccgaATGGCGTTGCGGAGAAACTGTTGCCATTCTCGTCTTTACCAATTGTCCTGATGGGTCAAGAcatgaatgccatcgatttctctgaggaggATAACGAACTGAAGACACGCgtcactgaaatctcttttgaaatttcGAAGAAAACTGACGAACTGAAGAGAGAAagttttgaaaaatagaggtcaaagagccactaatgctagaaataaagcacatCAAAAGAAAGAAATAGCTATACATTTGAAATGGAATTCTAAATGACTCcacaacagaatctctgaacggtttCTGGCTCTCCAAAAGGCTTCAAAAGACATgttcatagacttagcatggatttctgaatgattACGGAATAGAATCCTACCGGAATAGTTCTGACCGGATCCATCCCGAgctccaaaagacttctgaagacctggtctcccttttttttcaaatgatGCATGCAACAGCTCTCATGATTTATATATGGTACACCTTCATCTAAAAATGGTTCTGGTGTTTGCTGCCGAAGTTACCGAGCTTTAAAGATCATAATGCACACGCCTTGAAGAATCCTTTGCTTGGGCTGTCCTATAATTGTAAACTATAGGAAAAATACGAGGCTTTTTACTGGTGCAAAGAAGAATTGCGGAAAATAAGATCGTTGGCAGAATTGTTAAACTAAGCGATGGGAGACGTGCGTTTCTTCCACAGAATTGTCCCAGCATTCAGCATTGAAGGAAGGACATATCCGAATGGCGTTGTGGAGAAATCGATGCCATTCACGTCTTTATCCAACTTGATAGGTCAAGACaagaatgccatcgatttctctgaggaagcTAACGAACTGAGGACAGACGGCACTACAATCTCTTTTGAAATATCGAAGGAAGCTGACGaactaaagaaagataaaaaaatagaggtcaaatagcccctACTGCTAGACATAACGCACctaataatagaggtcaaagagcctttaatccTAGAGGTattacacctcaaaatagaggtcaaagagcccttaaagctagaagtatggcacctagaaataggggtcaaagaatctctaatgctagaggtaaaaaaCATCaatataagaggtcaaagagcccctaatactaaaagtatggaacctcaaaatggaggtcaaaaagaaTCTATTGCGCCAGGTAAagaacctcaaaatagatgtccaagagcttctaatgctaaaagtatggcacctcaaaatggagttcAAAGAGCATCTCATGCCAAAGGtgaaacacctcaaaatagagttcaaagagcccctaatgctaaaagtatggcacctcaaaatggaggtcaaagagcatctaatgctaaaggtgaagcacctcaaaatagagttcaaagagcccctaatgctaaaagtatggcacctcaaaatggatgtcaaagagcatctaatgctaaaggtgaagcacctcaaaatagaggtcaaagagcccccaaTACTAAAAGTATGGCAACCCAAATGGAGGtcaaaagagcatctaatgctaaaggtgaagcacctcaaaatagagttcaaagagcccctaatgctaaaagtatggcacctcaaaatggaggtcaaagagcatctaatgctaaaggtgaagcacctcaaaatagagttcaaagagcccctaatgctaaaagtatggcacctcaaaatggatgtcaaagagcatctaatgctaaaggtgaagcacctcaaaatagaggtcaaagagcccccaatgctaaaagtatggcacctcaaaatggagggcaaagagcatctaatgcttgaGGTGAAGCACTTCAAAATAAAGTTCAAAGAgtcactaatgctaaaagtatagcacctcaaaatggaggtcaaagagcatctgaTGCTAAAGGTGAATCACCTAAAAATAAAGTTCAAAGAGCCccaaatgctaaaagtatggcaactcaaaatggaggtcaaagaggaTCTGATGCTAAAGGTGaagcaactcaaaatagaggtcaaagagccccaaaTGCTGAAAGTATGGCAACTCAAGATGAAGGACGAAGAGCATCTATTGCTAAAGGtgaagcacctaaaaatagatgtgaAAGAGCCCCTACTGCTAAAAGTATGGCAACCCAAAATGTACGTCAAAGAGgatctaatgctaaatgtaaagcacctcaaaatagaggtaaaagagcccctaatgctaaaagtatggcaactcaaaatggaggtcaaagagcatctaatgctaaaggtgaagcacctcaaaatagaggtcaaagagcccctgatGCTAAAAGTGTGGCAACTAAAAATggtggtcaaagagcatctaatgctaaaggttaagcacctcaaaactgaggtaaaagagcccctaatgctaaaagtatggcaattCAAAATGGAggacaaagagcatctaatgctaaaggtgaagcaactcaaaatataggtcaaagagcccctaGTTCTAAATgtatagcacctcaaaatggaggtcaaagagcatctaatgctaaaggtgaagcacctcaaaatagaggtcaaagagcccctaatactaaaagtatggcacctcaaaatggaggtcaaagagcatctaatgctaaaggtgaagcacctcaaaatagacgtgaaagagcccataatgctataagtatggcacctcaaaatgaaggtcaaagagGATCTAATGCTGAAGgtgaagcacctcaaaatagagttcaaagagccccaaatgctaaaagtatggcaactGAAGATGAAGGacgaagagcatctaatgctaaaggtgaagcacctcaaaatagaggtcaaagagcccctgatGCTAAAAGTGTGGCAactaaaaatggaggtcaaagagcatctaatgctaaaggtgAAGCACCTTAAAATAGATGtgaaagagcccctaatgctaaaagtatggcaactcaaaatggAGGTctaagagcatctaatgctaaaggtgaagcacctcaaaatagagttcaaagagcccctaatgctaaaagtatggcacctcaaaatggatgtcaaagagcatctaatgctaaaggtgaagcacctcaaaatagaggtcaaagagcaccaaatgctataagtatggcaactcaaaatgaaggtcaaagagGATCTAATGCTAAAGGTGAAGCACCTCGAAATAGATGtgaaagagcccctaatgctaaaagtatggcaactcaaaatggAGGTctaagagcatctaatgctaaaggtgaagcacctcaaaatagagttcaaagagcccctaatgctaaaagtatggcacctcaaaatggatgtcaaagagcatctaatgctaaaggtgaagcacctcaaaatagaggtcaaagagcaccaaatgctataagtatggcaactcaaaatgaaggtcaaagagGATCTAATGCTAAAGGTGAAGCACCTCGAAATATATGtgaaagagcccctaatgctaaaagtatggcaaccCAAATGGAGGtcaaaagagcatctaatgctaaaggttaagcaccttaaaatagaggtcaaagagcccctaatgctaaaagtatggcacctcaaaatggaggtcaaagagcatctaatgctaaaggtgaagcacctcaaaatagaggtaaaagagcccctaatgctataagtatggcaactcaaaatgaaggtcaaagagGATCTAATGGTAAAGatgaagcacctcaaaatagatgtgaaagagcccctaatgctaaaagtatggcaacccaaaatggaggtcaaagaggatctaatgctaaatgtaaagcacctcaaaatagaggtcaaagagcccctaatcctaaaagtatggcaactcaaaatggaggtcaaagagcatctaatgctaaaggtgaagcacctcaaaatatatgtcaaagagcccctaatgctaaaagtatggcaactcaaaatggaggtcaaagagcatctaatggtaAAGatgaagcacctcaaaatagatgtaaaagagcccctaatgctgaaagtatggcaacccaaaatggaggtcaaagaggatctaatgctaaatgtaaagcacctcaaaatagaagtcaaagagcccctaatactaaaagtatggcaactcaaaatggaggtcaaagagcatctattGTTAAAGGTGAagaacctcaaaatagatgtcataatagatatataataactgcatatatacatatataacaaatgaatataaatatatatatatatatatatatatatatatatatatacacacacatgcatatatatgcggCTATAAGACTACAATAAgctagacatccaaaagactgaagatatttaggctttcaagagaaaactgaaaagACTTATTTTCTAAGTGCTTCGGTAATGTGGATTAAACAATAAAAGAGTAATATGCTGTGTTAAATACTGAATGCCTTAGAATGTATACCATGAAATGAATTATGGAAGGTCCTgcaaagagtagggttcccccccCCTGCTGTATGACACCCGAAAAGTAAAGAGCTTCGCTAggggtggtggatcttcaggtgatcCTAGACGTATATTTATGtggtttttattcattattcattttcgagtatttttctttttaattagaagAATAACGTctccctacctacctacctatctgaTTCGACCGGGAAAATAATCCATTCCAATGTCATAGAATTTAAACAAATAGTTTGCTGTAAAATTTAGCATGAgtaagttttacatatatatatatatatatatatatatatatatatatatatatatgtatgtgtgtgtgtgtgtgtgtgtgtatatatatatatatatatatatatatatatatatatatatatatatatactgaacaatcATAAGATTATATCAACAATAATCCAACAATATGTATCCATTTCTTTTATTACTCTAGTAAGGTACTTAGAGCAACAATGACAACATCATATATCAATATCTCTTTTAAAGTTATACACAAAACATTACCTGTTCAATTTTTTTCATGTACCTCGTTTAGGATCCCCGCAATATCTACTCATCTTTGTACTAATTTTGATCAATTTTCAAC is from Palaemon carinicauda isolate YSFRI2023 chromosome 13, ASM3689809v2, whole genome shotgun sequence and encodes:
- the LOC137651439 gene encoding ribosome-binding protein 1-like; protein product: MLEVKNINIRGQRAPNTKSMEPQNGGQKESIAPGKEPQNRCPRASNAKSMAPQNGVQRASHAKGETPQNRVQRAPNAKIQRVTNAKSIAPQNGGQRASDAKGESPKNKVQRAPNAKSMATQNGGQRGSDAKGEATQNRGQRAPNAESMATQDEGRRASIAKGEAPKNRCERAPTAKSMATQNVRQRGSNAKCKAPQNRGKRAPNAKSMATQNGGQRASNAKGEAPQNRGQRAPDAKSVATKNGGQRASNAKG